The sequence below is a genomic window from bacterium BMS3Abin14.
GGCTTCCTGTGGGCCGCTTTCGACCGAAGAAATCAGACCTGGCACGACAAGTTGGTGGATACATTGGTCGTTCGAACATGACGCAAGTTTCCACCCTGCGGGATGTCTACCAGACATTATTGGATACCTACGGGCCACGAAACTGGTGGCCGGCGGACACCTCCTTCGAGGTCATGCTTGGGGCCATCCTCACCCAGAACACTGCCTGGTCCAACGTCGAACGGGCCATCGCCTCCCTGAAGACGGTCGTCCCTCTGGAACCGGAACAGATCCTCGGCCTGGATGAGGAGACGCTTCAGGACGCCATCAGGCCATCCGGGTATTTCCGGCAGAAAGCACGCAGGCTCCGGCTTTTATGCCTATTTATAATCGAAAAATATGACGGGGATGTCGCCGGCATGGAAGGAGAGGATACTGAGGCGCTGCGCTCAGAACTCCTCGGGCTCAACGGAATCGGGCCGGAGACGGCCGATTCCATCCTTCTTTACGCTCTCGACAGGCCTGTATTCGTTATCGACGCATATACGGTCAGGCTGCTGGATCGGCTGGGCCTTCTGGAGGGCTCGGGTGGATACAACGAGGTTCAGGAGCTCTTCACCGAATCCATGGAGCCTGACACTAAAATGTATAATGAATACCATGCCCTCATCGTCATGCATGGGAAGGAACGGTGCCGGAAGAAGGCGCCTCTGTGTGAGGGATGCTGTTTGAAAAAGTGTCCAAGGTCCCATGTCCAACGTCCAACGGGGAAAGGCGATGTGTCGAAGCTGGAAACGTAGACGGAAGCGATCCCGCTTCCTCTCCCTTGGGGGGAGAGGATAGGGGTGAGGGGAAACGTGGGCAAAAGCTTTGAAAAACTATGACAACGGTTCTTAAAGCCGTAGATCTGACCAAGCGTTTCGGATCGTTCACTGCCGTGGACCGGATCTCCTTTTCCGTCGCGGCCGGGGAATGTTTCGGGTTCCTCGGCCCCAACGGCGCCGGAAAAACCACCACCATGCGGATGATCACCAACCACCTGCTCCTGACCGAAGGGTCCCTGACCGTCCTTGGCATGGAGGTGGGGGACCACGCCAGAAAGGTAAAGGGGCGCATCGGCGTGGTCCCCCAGGAGAACAACCTCGACACTGACCTAACGGTGATGGAAAACCTCCAGATATACTCCCGCTACCACAGTATCCCCGCAAAAGTTGCACAAAAACGGGCAATAGAGATGCTGGAGCTTTTCCAGCTGGAGGAGCACGCCCGAAGCCCAATCATGCAGCTTTCCGGCGGGATGCAGCGGCGGCTTCTCATCGCCAGGGGGCTTATCAATAATCCCGAACTGCTGATCCTCGACGAACCGACGACGGGGCTCGATCCTCAGGCCCGGCACATGATCTGGCAAAAGCTGCGCGCTCTTCAGGGCCAGGGGGTGACCCTTATCCTGACAACCCATTACATGGAGGAAGCAGAGCGTCTGTGCTCCCGGCTGGTAATCATCGATCACGGGAAGATACATGTCGAAGGATCGCCAAAGGAACTCATCGAGAAACACGCCGGCAGGGAAGTCCTCGAAGTGCGGCTTCTGGACGGAGAAGACAGGGACGGGTGTCTCGGGTCCATCGGTGGGAGGCGCCTTGCCGGGGTCGATGTGGAGTGCTCCGCCGACACGCTTTATCTCTACACGTCCGACGCGGCCGCTCTCATTGGACGGTTGACCTTCGGACCGGAGAGAACCATTCTTCATCGCCGCGCATCTCTGGAGGACGTATTCCTCCGCATAACCGGAAGGGAACTCAGGGAATGAGCAACCCCGTCGTCCCCGTCCCTCCGGCCAGGATTCCGCGGGGGGGGTCCATGCTGCCCGACCTTACCTTCCGGGCCATCTACGTGTGGTACCGGGATTTCACCGTCTGGACCACTTTCTACAAAGCCAGCCTCATCGGCAACCTGGGAGA
It includes:
- the nth gene encoding endonuclease III; protein product: MTQVSTLRDVYQTLLDTYGPRNWWPADTSFEVMLGAILTQNTAWSNVERAIASLKTVVPLEPEQILGLDEETLQDAIRPSGYFRQKARRLRLLCLFIIEKYDGDVAGMEGEDTEALRSELLGLNGIGPETADSILLYALDRPVFVIDAYTVRLLDRLGLLEGSGGYNEVQELFTESMEPDTKMYNEYHALIVMHGKERCRKKAPLCEGCCLKKCPRSHVQRPTGKGDVSKLET
- the drrA_1 gene encoding daunorubicin/doxorubicin resistance ATP-binding protein DrrA, with the translated sequence MTTVLKAVDLTKRFGSFTAVDRISFSVAAGECFGFLGPNGAGKTTTMRMITNHLLLTEGSLTVLGMEVGDHARKVKGRIGVVPQENNLDTDLTVMENLQIYSRYHSIPAKVAQKRAIEMLELFQLEEHARSPIMQLSGGMQRRLLIARGLINNPELLILDEPTTGLDPQARHMIWQKLRALQGQGVTLILTTHYMEEAERLCSRLVIIDHGKIHVEGSPKELIEKHAGREVLEVRLLDGEDRDGCLGSIGGRRLAGVDVECSADTLYLYTSDAAALIGRLTFGPERTILHRRASLEDVFLRITGRELRE